In a genomic window of Ptiloglossa arizonensis isolate GNS036 chromosome 12, iyPtiAriz1_principal, whole genome shotgun sequence:
- the Arglu1 gene encoding arginine and glutamate rich 1 isoform X1 has protein sequence MGRSRSRTKSPSRRRHKSKHSRKRSKSREKHSNNKYSEKPKERSSKSRKRSHSASSSSGSDVSDDVHIVSHKKRSYRDRDRKMDEVERLAEMERQRKKKELSNKIFTTSAVGRQREVEQKMVEEEAAKRIEELVQKRVEEELEKRKEEIEAEVQRRVEEAKRAMERQMMEEMEWRQAKLREEEKRREEEERKKREELERIVEENNRKIEEAQKKLAEERLAMVEQQRLMEEERQRMRKEHEKRVKEEQKKILGKNNSRPKLSFTLKPVT, from the exons ATGGGCCGTTCCAGATCCAGGACGAAATCTCCAAGTAGGAGGCGTCATAAGAGCAAACACTCGAGAAAACGTTCCAAATCGCGAGAGAAGCACTCTAACAATAAGTACTCCGAGAAGCCAAAAGAACGCAGTTCAAAGTCGAG GAAACGGTCCCATTCTGCATCTTCTAGTTCAGGCTCGGATGTTTCAGACGACGTGCATATTGTCAGTCACAAGAAACGTTCGTACAGAGATAGGGATCGCAAAATGGATGAAGTGGAAAGATTAGCAGAAATGGAACGGCAAAg gaaaaagaaagaattatcgAACAAAATCTTCACCACGAGCGCAGTTGG ACGGCAACGTGAAGTGgagcaaaaaatggttgaggaggaggCTGCCAAACGTATTGAGGAACTAGTGCAGAAGAGGGTGGAAGAAGAGCTAGAAAAACGTAAGGAGGAAATAGAAGCCGAAGTACAAAGGAGAGTAGAAGAAGCGAAAAGGGCTATGGAGCGTCAAATGATGGAGGAAATGGAATGGAGACAAGCAAAACTTCGTGAggaggaaaaacgaagagag GAGGAAGAGCGGAAGAAGCGCGAGGAACTAGAGAGGATCGTGGAGGAGAACAACAGAAAAATAGAAGAAGCCCAGAAGAAACTG GCTGAGGAAAGATTGGCCATGGTCGAACAACAACGTTTAATGGAAGAAGAGAGGCAAAGAATGAGGAAAGAACATGAAAAACGCGTGAAAGAGGagcaaaaaaaaattctcgggAAGAACAACTCGAGGCCTAAATTGTCCTTTACGCTAAAGCCAGTTACGTGA
- the LOC143153248 gene encoding uncharacterized protein LOC143153248 — translation MQKVGKRRGRELITCQLCAGTEVRLELAFGGREVRPRDRTTKRNRQRTNDASNETYLVEGHLLRYASGLAAASGTSLPHRSCRRVSSPGAAGLVVPAAADLACPDIQGRTRAHRSREKRHSRHTKHEHPDDDDDDTRDRPVSQPSATHIRHGRNDRTPLRGSTLRNTFRSTRTRYLARLPYPSVERAAVPRIIWHSSGGHREHLRRRSKYRSGFVPALSSPTVIAARYQRTVTLRHAYIDRHDLTAPPLTVSRTVFFTYLYPPQNYPQTEERHLGFCCRGTSRMRCARRRHSCERVPPSRPDRRGFSERTRLRSRPLLGHVFFFARAAILLDRY, via the coding sequence ATGCAGAAAGTAGGGAAGAGGAGGGGAAGGGAGTTGATAACATGCCAGCTGTGCGCAGGAACGGAGGTTAGGTTAGAATTGGCGTTTGGGGGTCGCGAGGTCAGGCCACGGGATCGAACGACCAAACGAAACAGGCAGCGTACGAACGATGCCAGTAACGAAACTTACCTCGTTGAAGGCCATCTTCTTCGTTATGCTTCCGGGCTCGCGGCTGCTTCCGGCACCTCCTTGCCCCACCGCTCCTGTCGAAGAGTATCGTCTCCCGGAGCCGCCGGACTAGTTGTTCCAGCAGCAGCTGATCTCGCCTGTCCAGATATCCAGGGGAGGACGAGAGCGCATCGAAGCCGCGAAAAACGCCACTCGCGGCACACCAAGCACGAGCAcccagacgacgacgacgacgacactcGCGACCGACCTGTCTCGCAGCCCTCCGCGACACACATACGTCACGGAAGAAACGACCGAACACCTTTGCGGGGGAGCACCTTACGAAACACCTTTCGATCGACTCGCACGCGATACCTCGCGCGATTACCGTATCCCTCTGTCGAGCGAGCCGCCGTGCCGAGGATAATCTGGCATTCCTCAGGTGGGCACCGAGAGCACCTTCGCCGACGTTCGAAATACCGCAGCGGCTTTGTACCGGCGCTGTCGAGTCCCACGGTTATCGCGGCGCGTTACCAACGGACTGTCACTCTGCGACACGCGTACATCGATCGTCACGACTTAACCGCTCCACCGTTAACCGTTTCTCGCACTGTTTTTTTCACGTATTTATATCCGCCGCAGAACTATCCGCAAACAGAGGAGCGCCATCTTGGTTTCTGCTGTCGCGGAACGAGTCGAATGAGATGCGCGCGACGCCGACACAGCTGTGAACGGGTGCCGCCGAGCCGACCCGATCGCCGCGGTTTTTCGGAACGCACGCGACTACGGTCACGACCACTTCTCGGccacgtttttttcttcgcgcgcGCCGCTATCTTGCTTGATCGTTATTAA
- the Arglu1 gene encoding arginine and glutamate rich 1 isoform X3, translated as MGRSRSRTKSPSRRRHKSKHSRKRSKSREKHSNNKYSEKPKERSSKSRKRSHSASSSSGSDVSDDVHIVSHKKRSYRDRDRKMDEVERLAEMERQRRQREVEQKMVEEEAAKRIEELVQKRVEEELEKRKEEIEAEVQRRVEEAKRAMERQMMEEMEWRQAKLREEEKRREEEERKKREELERIVEENNRKIEEAQKKLAEERLAMVEQQRLMEEERQRMRKEHEKRVKEEQKKILGKNNSRPKLSFTLKPVT; from the exons ATGGGCCGTTCCAGATCCAGGACGAAATCTCCAAGTAGGAGGCGTCATAAGAGCAAACACTCGAGAAAACGTTCCAAATCGCGAGAGAAGCACTCTAACAATAAGTACTCCGAGAAGCCAAAAGAACGCAGTTCAAAGTCGAG GAAACGGTCCCATTCTGCATCTTCTAGTTCAGGCTCGGATGTTTCAGACGACGTGCATATTGTCAGTCACAAGAAACGTTCGTACAGAGATAGGGATCGCAAAATGGATGAAGTGGAAAGATTAGCAGAAATGGAACGGCAAAg ACGGCAACGTGAAGTGgagcaaaaaatggttgaggaggaggCTGCCAAACGTATTGAGGAACTAGTGCAGAAGAGGGTGGAAGAAGAGCTAGAAAAACGTAAGGAGGAAATAGAAGCCGAAGTACAAAGGAGAGTAGAAGAAGCGAAAAGGGCTATGGAGCGTCAAATGATGGAGGAAATGGAATGGAGACAAGCAAAACTTCGTGAggaggaaaaacgaagagag GAGGAAGAGCGGAAGAAGCGCGAGGAACTAGAGAGGATCGTGGAGGAGAACAACAGAAAAATAGAAGAAGCCCAGAAGAAACTG GCTGAGGAAAGATTGGCCATGGTCGAACAACAACGTTTAATGGAAGAAGAGAGGCAAAGAATGAGGAAAGAACATGAAAAACGCGTGAAAGAGGagcaaaaaaaaattctcgggAAGAACAACTCGAGGCCTAAATTGTCCTTTACGCTAAAGCCAGTTACGTGA
- the Arglu1 gene encoding arginine and glutamate rich 1 isoform X2: protein MLEFTSFVVVYTVVRRKFPIIKCCIRFTGFMQFSMKRSHSASSSSGSDVSDDVHIVSHKKRSYRDRDRKMDEVERLAEMERQRKKKELSNKIFTTSAVGRQREVEQKMVEEEAAKRIEELVQKRVEEELEKRKEEIEAEVQRRVEEAKRAMERQMMEEMEWRQAKLREEEKRREEEERKKREELERIVEENNRKIEEAQKKLAEERLAMVEQQRLMEEERQRMRKEHEKRVKEEQKKILGKNNSRPKLSFTLKPVT from the exons ATGTTAGAATTTACGTCTTTTGTCGTTGTATATACCGTAGTGCGTCGCAAGTTTCCTATTATTAAATGTTGCATACGCTTTACCGGTTTTATGCAGTTTTCCAT GAAACGGTCCCATTCTGCATCTTCTAGTTCAGGCTCGGATGTTTCAGACGACGTGCATATTGTCAGTCACAAGAAACGTTCGTACAGAGATAGGGATCGCAAAATGGATGAAGTGGAAAGATTAGCAGAAATGGAACGGCAAAg gaaaaagaaagaattatcgAACAAAATCTTCACCACGAGCGCAGTTGG ACGGCAACGTGAAGTGgagcaaaaaatggttgaggaggaggCTGCCAAACGTATTGAGGAACTAGTGCAGAAGAGGGTGGAAGAAGAGCTAGAAAAACGTAAGGAGGAAATAGAAGCCGAAGTACAAAGGAGAGTAGAAGAAGCGAAAAGGGCTATGGAGCGTCAAATGATGGAGGAAATGGAATGGAGACAAGCAAAACTTCGTGAggaggaaaaacgaagagag GAGGAAGAGCGGAAGAAGCGCGAGGAACTAGAGAGGATCGTGGAGGAGAACAACAGAAAAATAGAAGAAGCCCAGAAGAAACTG GCTGAGGAAAGATTGGCCATGGTCGAACAACAACGTTTAATGGAAGAAGAGAGGCAAAGAATGAGGAAAGAACATGAAAAACGCGTGAAAGAGGagcaaaaaaaaattctcgggAAGAACAACTCGAGGCCTAAATTGTCCTTTACGCTAAAGCCAGTTACGTGA